The following coding sequences lie in one Glycine soja cultivar W05 chromosome 16, ASM419377v2, whole genome shotgun sequence genomic window:
- the LOC114390938 gene encoding receptor-like protein 33 isoform X2, giving the protein MESWMWCFLLCSHLLILYFSPSHSLCHPHDTSALLHFKNSFTINTRYEHYDFRYYSYDACDTVGYSSKTRTWENGTDCCSWAGVTCHPISGHVTDLDLSCNGLHGKIHPNSTLFHLSHLHSLNLAFNDFDKSHLSSLFGGFVSLTHLNLSYSYFEGDIPSQISHLSKLVSLDLSDNNLNGSIPSSLLTLTHLTFLDLSYNQLSGQIPDVFPQSNSFHELHLNDNKIEGELPSTLSNLQHLILLDLSDNKLEGPLPNNITGFSNLTSLRLNGNLLNGTIPSWCLSLPSLKQLDLSGNQLSGHISAISSYSLETLSLSHNKLQGNIPESIFSLLNLYYLGLSSNNLSGSVKFHRFSKLQYLEELHLSWNDQLSLNFKSNVNYSFSNLKLLNLSSMGLTEFPKLSGKVPILESLYLSNNKLKGRVPNWLHEISLYELDLSHNLLTQSLDQFSWNQQLLYLDLSFNSITGGFSSSICNASAIEILNLSHNKLTGTIPQCLANSSSLQVLDLQLNKLHGTLPSTFPKDCGLRTLDLNGNQLLEGFLPESLSNCIYLEVLDLGNNQIKDVFPHWLQTLQYLEVLVLRANKLYGPIACLKTKHGFPSLVIFYVSSNNFSGPIPKAYIKKFEAMKNVVLDAYSQYMEVSLNFSYYGPNYADSVTITTKAITMTMDRIRNDFVSIDLSQNRFEGEIPSVIGELHSLRGLNLSHNRLIGPIPQSMGNLKNLESLDLSSNMLTGRIPTELTNLNFLEVLNLSNNHLVGEIPQGKMFGTFSNDSYEGNLGLCGLPLTTECSKGPEQHSPPSTTFRREPGFGFGWKPVAIGYGCGVVFGVGMGCCVLLIGKPQWLVRMVGGQLNKKVKRKTRMRSNENGSRMN; this is encoded by the exons ATGGAATCATGGATGTGGTGTTTCCTTCTCTGTTCCCATTTGCTCATCCTTTATTTTTCACCCTCTCATTCCTTATGCCACCCCCATGACACCTCTGCCTTGCTCCACTTCAAAAACTCCTTTACTATTAATACTAGGTATGAACATTATGATTTTCGTTATTATTCTTATGATGCATGTGATACTGTTGGTTATTCTTCAAAGACGAGAACATGGGAAAATGGGACAGATTGTTGCTCTTGGGCTGGAGTCACCTGCCACCCCATCTCAGGTCACGTCACTGACCTCGACCTCAGCTGCAATGGCCTTCATGGCAAAATCCATCCAAACAGTACGCTTTTCCATCTTTCTCATCTTCACTCACTCAACCTTGCTTTCAATGATTTTGATAAATCTCATTTGTCATCTCTCTTTGGTGGGTTTGTGAGCCTCACTCATCTCAACTTGTCTTATTCGTACTTTGAAGGGGATATTCCTTCCCAAATCTCTCACCTTTCCAAATTAGTCTCACTTG ATCTCTCAGATAACAACCTCAACGGTTCAATCCCATCCTCACTCTTAACCCTCACACATCTTACTTTCTTGGATCTCTCATATAACCAACTCAGTGGTCAAATCCCAGATGTCTTTCCTCAGTCAAACAGCTTTCACGAATTGCATTTGAATGATAACAAAATAGAGGGTGAGCTGCCATCAACACTTTCAAATCTTCAACATCTCATTCTCTTGGATCTTTCAGATAATAAATTGGAGGGCCCTCTGCCTAACAATATAACAGGGTTTTCAAACCTAACATCGTTAAGGTTAAATGGAAACTTACTGAATGGGACAATTCCTTCTTGGTGTTTATCTTTGCCATCTTTGAAGCAGTTAGATCTATCAGGAAACCAACTCTCTGGGCATATTAGTGCAATCTCATCATATTCCTTGGAGACATTGTCTTTATCCCACAACAAGTTACAAGGCAATATTCCAGAATCAATTTTTAGCCTTCTAAACCTTTATTACTTAGGTCTATCATCAAACAATCTAAGTGGATCTGTCAAATTTCATCGTTTCTCCAAGCTTCAATATTTGGAAGAACTTCACCTTTCATGGAATGATCAGTTATCACTAAATTTCAAATCCAATGTCAATTATAGTTTCTCTAATTTAAAGTTGTTGAACTTATCTTCTATGGGTTTAACTGAATTTCCAAAATTATCGGGAAAAGTCCCAATTTTAGAATCACTCTATTTGTCCAACAACAAACTTAAAGGTAGAGTGCCAAATTGGTTGCATGAAATATCGTTATATGAATTGGACCTCTCTCATAACCTATTGACGCAATCATTGGACCAATTCTCGTGGaaccaacaacttctttacctTGATCTTAGTTTTAACTCAATCACTGGTGGCTTCTCTTCCTCAATTTGCAATGCAAGTGCAATTGAGATTCTCAACTTGTCTCACAACAA GTTGACTGGAACCATTCCACAATGCCTTGCTAACTCATCATCCCTTCAAGTTTTGGATCTACAACTGAACAAGCTTCATGGCACTTTACCAAGCACCTTTCCAAAGGACTGTGGGCTCAGAACTCTGGATCTCAATGGCAACCAATTATTAGAAGGCTTTTTGCCAGAATCTTTGTCCAATTGCATTTATCTGGAGGTTTTAGATCTTGGAAACAATCAAATAAAGGATGTGTTTCCCCATTGGCTTCAAACTCTACAATATTTGGAAGTATTGGTTTTGAGAGCCAACAAGTTGTACGGTCCCATTGCCTGTTTAAAGACCAAACACGGATTCCCCAGTTTAGTCATTTTTTATGTCTCTTCCAACAACTTCAGTGGCCCAATACCAAAAGcctacattaaaaaatttgaagccATGAAGAACGTTGTTCTAGATGcctatagccaatacatggaagtttctttaaatttttcttattatggACCCAACTACGCTGATTCTGTGACTATAACAACAAAAGCAATTACTATGACAATGGATAGAATTCGAAATGACTTTGTAAGCATTGATTTATCGCAAAACAGATTTGAAGGAGAGATTCCAAGTGTCATTGGGGAGCTTCATTCACTCAGAGGACTCAACCTTTCCCATAACAGACTTATTGGTCCTATTCCCCAATCCATGGGAAATTTGAAAAACTTAGAATCATTGGATCTCTCCTCAAATATGCTCACTGGTCGGATACCTACAGAATTAACCAATTTGAACTTTCTTGAAGTGCTAAATCTTTCCAATAACCATCTTGTGGGAGAAATACCTCAAGGAAAAATGTTCGGTACTTTTTCCAATGATTCCTATGAGGGAAACTTGGGGTTATGTGGACTCCCATTGACAACAGAATGCAGCAAGGGCCCTGAACAACATTCTCCACCTTCAACTACCTTCAGGAGAGAACCAGGATTTGGATTTGGTTGGAAACCAGTGGCTATAGGATATGGATGTGGAGTGGTCTTTGGAGTGGGAATGGGATGTTGTGTATTGTTAATAGGAAAGCCTCAATGGCTTGTGAGAATGGTTGGAGGTCAACTCAATAAAAAGGTGAAAAGGAAGACAAGGATGAGATCTAATGAAAATGGTAGCAGAATGAATTAG
- the LOC114390938 gene encoding receptor-like protein 53 isoform X1 → MESWMWCFLLCSHLLILYFSPSHSLCHPHDTSALLHFKNSFTINTRYEHYDFRYYSYDACDTVGYSSKTRTWENGTDCCSWAGVTCHPISGHVTDLDLSCNGLHGKIHPNSTLFHLSHLHSLNLAFNDFDKSHLSSLFGGFVSLTHLNLSYSYFEGDIPSQISHLSKLVSLDLSDNDFLEWKEDTWKRLLQNATVLRVLVLDKTHMSSISIRTLNMSSSLVTLSLVQTGLRGNLTDGILCLPNLQHLDLSFNWDLKGQLPEMSCRTTSLDFLDLSKCCFQGSIPPSFSNLIHLTFLDLLDNNLNGSIPPSFSNLIHLTSLYLSDNNLNGSIPSSLLTLTHLTFLDLSYNQLSGQIPDVFPQSNSFHELHLNDNKIEGELPSTLSNLQHLILLDLSDNKLEGPLPNNITGFSNLTSLRLNGNLLNGTIPSWCLSLPSLKQLDLSGNQLSGHISAISSYSLETLSLSHNKLQGNIPESIFSLLNLYYLGLSSNNLSGSVKFHRFSKLQYLEELHLSWNDQLSLNFKSNVNYSFSNLKLLNLSSMGLTEFPKLSGKVPILESLYLSNNKLKGRVPNWLHEISLYELDLSHNLLTQSLDQFSWNQQLLYLDLSFNSITGGFSSSICNASAIEILNLSHNKLTGTIPQCLANSSSLQVLDLQLNKLHGTLPSTFPKDCGLRTLDLNGNQLLEGFLPESLSNCIYLEVLDLGNNQIKDVFPHWLQTLQYLEVLVLRANKLYGPIACLKTKHGFPSLVIFYVSSNNFSGPIPKAYIKKFEAMKNVVLDAYSQYMEVSLNFSYYGPNYADSVTITTKAITMTMDRIRNDFVSIDLSQNRFEGEIPSVIGELHSLRGLNLSHNRLIGPIPQSMGNLKNLESLDLSSNMLTGRIPTELTNLNFLEVLNLSNNHLVGEIPQGKMFGTFSNDSYEGNLGLCGLPLTTECSKGPEQHSPPSTTFRREPGFGFGWKPVAIGYGCGVVFGVGMGCCVLLIGKPQWLVRMVGGQLNKKVKRKTRMRSNENGSRMN, encoded by the exons ATGGAATCATGGATGTGGTGTTTCCTTCTCTGTTCCCATTTGCTCATCCTTTATTTTTCACCCTCTCATTCCTTATGCCACCCCCATGACACCTCTGCCTTGCTCCACTTCAAAAACTCCTTTACTATTAATACTAGGTATGAACATTATGATTTTCGTTATTATTCTTATGATGCATGTGATACTGTTGGTTATTCTTCAAAGACGAGAACATGGGAAAATGGGACAGATTGTTGCTCTTGGGCTGGAGTCACCTGCCACCCCATCTCAGGTCACGTCACTGACCTCGACCTCAGCTGCAATGGCCTTCATGGCAAAATCCATCCAAACAGTACGCTTTTCCATCTTTCTCATCTTCACTCACTCAACCTTGCTTTCAATGATTTTGATAAATCTCATTTGTCATCTCTCTTTGGTGGGTTTGTGAGCCTCACTCATCTCAACTTGTCTTATTCGTACTTTGAAGGGGATATTCCTTCCCAAATCTCTCACCTTTCCAAATTAGTCTCACTTGATCTCTCTGataatgattttttagagtGGAAGGAAGACACTTGGAAGAGATTGCTCCAAAATGCAACAGTTTTAAGGGTGCTTGTCTTGGATAAAACACATATGTCTTCCATTTCAATCAGGACACTCAATATGTCTTCCTCTTTGGTTACTCTTAGTCTAGTACAGACTGGGCTAAGAGGAAACTTGACAGATGGCATTCTCTGTTTACCAAATCTTCAGCACTTGGATCTTTCATTTAATTGGGACCTTAAAGGTCAGCTTCCAGAAATGAGTTGTAGAACAACTTCTCTTGATTTCTTAGATCTTTCAAAATGTTGTTTCCAAGGGTCAATCCCTCCCTCTTTCTCCAACCTCATACATCTCACTTTCCTGGACCTTTTAGATAACAACCTCAACGGTTCAATCCCTCCCTCTTTCTCCAACCTCATACATCTTACTTCCTTGTATCTCTCAGATAACAACCTCAACGGTTCAATCCCATCCTCACTCTTAACCCTCACACATCTTACTTTCTTGGATCTCTCATATAACCAACTCAGTGGTCAAATCCCAGATGTCTTTCCTCAGTCAAACAGCTTTCACGAATTGCATTTGAATGATAACAAAATAGAGGGTGAGCTGCCATCAACACTTTCAAATCTTCAACATCTCATTCTCTTGGATCTTTCAGATAATAAATTGGAGGGCCCTCTGCCTAACAATATAACAGGGTTTTCAAACCTAACATCGTTAAGGTTAAATGGAAACTTACTGAATGGGACAATTCCTTCTTGGTGTTTATCTTTGCCATCTTTGAAGCAGTTAGATCTATCAGGAAACCAACTCTCTGGGCATATTAGTGCAATCTCATCATATTCCTTGGAGACATTGTCTTTATCCCACAACAAGTTACAAGGCAATATTCCAGAATCAATTTTTAGCCTTCTAAACCTTTATTACTTAGGTCTATCATCAAACAATCTAAGTGGATCTGTCAAATTTCATCGTTTCTCCAAGCTTCAATATTTGGAAGAACTTCACCTTTCATGGAATGATCAGTTATCACTAAATTTCAAATCCAATGTCAATTATAGTTTCTCTAATTTAAAGTTGTTGAACTTATCTTCTATGGGTTTAACTGAATTTCCAAAATTATCGGGAAAAGTCCCAATTTTAGAATCACTCTATTTGTCCAACAACAAACTTAAAGGTAGAGTGCCAAATTGGTTGCATGAAATATCGTTATATGAATTGGACCTCTCTCATAACCTATTGACGCAATCATTGGACCAATTCTCGTGGaaccaacaacttctttacctTGATCTTAGTTTTAACTCAATCACTGGTGGCTTCTCTTCCTCAATTTGCAATGCAAGTGCAATTGAGATTCTCAACTTGTCTCACAACAA GTTGACTGGAACCATTCCACAATGCCTTGCTAACTCATCATCCCTTCAAGTTTTGGATCTACAACTGAACAAGCTTCATGGCACTTTACCAAGCACCTTTCCAAAGGACTGTGGGCTCAGAACTCTGGATCTCAATGGCAACCAATTATTAGAAGGCTTTTTGCCAGAATCTTTGTCCAATTGCATTTATCTGGAGGTTTTAGATCTTGGAAACAATCAAATAAAGGATGTGTTTCCCCATTGGCTTCAAACTCTACAATATTTGGAAGTATTGGTTTTGAGAGCCAACAAGTTGTACGGTCCCATTGCCTGTTTAAAGACCAAACACGGATTCCCCAGTTTAGTCATTTTTTATGTCTCTTCCAACAACTTCAGTGGCCCAATACCAAAAGcctacattaaaaaatttgaagccATGAAGAACGTTGTTCTAGATGcctatagccaatacatggaagtttctttaaatttttcttattatggACCCAACTACGCTGATTCTGTGACTATAACAACAAAAGCAATTACTATGACAATGGATAGAATTCGAAATGACTTTGTAAGCATTGATTTATCGCAAAACAGATTTGAAGGAGAGATTCCAAGTGTCATTGGGGAGCTTCATTCACTCAGAGGACTCAACCTTTCCCATAACAGACTTATTGGTCCTATTCCCCAATCCATGGGAAATTTGAAAAACTTAGAATCATTGGATCTCTCCTCAAATATGCTCACTGGTCGGATACCTACAGAATTAACCAATTTGAACTTTCTTGAAGTGCTAAATCTTTCCAATAACCATCTTGTGGGAGAAATACCTCAAGGAAAAATGTTCGGTACTTTTTCCAATGATTCCTATGAGGGAAACTTGGGGTTATGTGGACTCCCATTGACAACAGAATGCAGCAAGGGCCCTGAACAACATTCTCCACCTTCAACTACCTTCAGGAGAGAACCAGGATTTGGATTTGGTTGGAAACCAGTGGCTATAGGATATGGATGTGGAGTGGTCTTTGGAGTGGGAATGGGATGTTGTGTATTGTTAATAGGAAAGCCTCAATGGCTTGTGAGAATGGTTGGAGGTCAACTCAATAAAAAGGTGAAAAGGAAGACAAGGATGAGATCTAATGAAAATGGTAGCAGAATGAATTAG